The genomic stretch GAGCTGATTCCAGGTGGTTTTGTGCTGTGAAGATCACTTCGGCTGTTTTGGCAGCCAGCGCTTTTCCGTCTCCTGATGATCCTGCCTGGATAATGACCGGCTGGCCCTGCGGGGTTCTTGAAACGTTTAGAGGTCCGCGAACCGAGAAATATTCTCCTTTGTGGTTCAGCTCATGCATTTTTTCTTTGTCAAAGAATTCACCCGTTTCTTTATTACGGATAAAGGCGTCCTCTTCCCATGAATCCCAAAGCCCCTTTACAATCTCGACAAATTCCTCTGCCCGCTGATAGCGCAAATGGTGTTCAAGGTGCTTTTCACCGCTGAAATTCAGCGCTGTTGATTCAATAGATGAAGTGACGACGTTCCATCCGGCACGGCCATTGGACAGATGATCCAATGACGCAAACTGTCTGGCAATATGGAATGGCTCGCTGTATGTAGTGGAGGCTGTTGCTGTCAGTCCGATTTTTGATGTGACCTGCGCCAAAGCAGAGAGCAGGGTGAATGGCTCAAACCTTGTTAATACATTTGGATGTGATTTGCTGTCAATTGAAAGGCTGTCCGCTAAAAACAGCATATCCAGCTTGCCTCGCTCCGCTGTTTTCGCAAGCTCTTTAAAATAATCCAAATTCATGCTCGCATCTGACGGCGCGTCCGGGTGCCGCCAAGACGCAACATGATGGCCTGTACCTGCTAAAAATACCCCTAATTTGATTTGTTTCTTTTTGCTTGTCATGGCGATACTCCTTTTATCATGTTTTTAGGCTGAATAATCCGAAAAATAAACTCCTATATTCCTAGTCGTTTAATATGAATAAATCAAAATGTACCTTTGTCTTGGACGTTTGTCAATGAGTTAAGATTAATTTTTTCTATTCAAGCGAAAAGACCCTTGCGTGACCATGAGGGAACGGCATTGATTCATTCAACTAGTGCAACCTCTATATCGGCAAGAAAACTGAGTCTAATGAAGCAAAGACTCAGTTTTCTTCCAATAATTTCATATAAGATTTCGCCATTTCCTTTGCCTTTTCTTCGCTTTTGCAAACCGCCTATCCATTCAGACGCCGTAACGATTGTATAAAAAAACAGCTGACTCCAGATATTCAAACCGGAATCAGCTGATTGATGTGAATTAATTAAGCTCATGAATACTCTCTTCTGCTTTAGCGGAAAACACTTTAGGCTCCAAACAGTCAAGGTCTTCATGAAATAAATTTACTTTTTGGATTTGCCGATTGTCATAGTGGTGGAAATAGTAGTTTCCAGTTTCGTTGCACATCACGGAAGTATATTGCGTATAATGAATTTCGTCTTCTTCCGTTATCACTGCGCCCTTTGGTATCGTCATATTTGCCAAAATTTGAAAAGCGGCTGTTACACCTTTCGTTTCATCGGCCGCCGGCTCTAGATGTTCTTTCAAATAAACAGCTCTGACAAACCGGGAAGGCGGTGTATAATCCCCCGGCAGACCAACAGTTCCTAAGCCTTGGCCAAAAGCAGAAAGGGCTAATCCGCCCATCTCTTTGCTCTCTAATTGCTTCGGTCTGATTCCTGTATATTGCTGCAGATTGGTTACATGCCATATAAAGTCGGGGCTGTTCGTCATGACACCAGGTTGATTATCATAGACTTTGAGGCCGTCTGCTCTTGGTTCTATCGTCAGGTTTCGGCCCGTCCGGTCTGACAATATCCAGTGAAGCGGTAAAACTGTATCCAATAGATCTAATTTTTTCTCTACAATCGTTAAAGATCGAATCTTTTCTTTTACGTCTTCCAAAGACTGACAGACTGACAGCACCCATGTCACAAACTCATGCGGGACAATGTGAACGGTATCTTCCCGTATCGTTTTTTCGTACTCCGCATAGCCCGGAAAATAAAGCGCCGCACAAGATAAACCGCTTTCATTAATGCCGTCGGCAAATAATATATTTCCAAGTTTTCTCCCCATACCGATAAACGCGTACTGTGTCTGATGGGCCCTTCCGTCAGCTTCACTGTTCCAGCTGTAACGGCGCGGATAGAGAATCACCTCTGTCCCCAGCTGAAATGCAAAATCCATTGTTCTTGCTAATACATGTTTACGGTCAGCAGTTTCCAATGTAAGACTTGTGCACATTTGATCAGTCCCCTTTTCAATTCAGATTAATATCATACATATTGTGAACGAATTGGTTTTATCAGCATAACGAAAGTCAAATCGATTCGTCAAAGAATTGACATTACATCAAATAAAACGAAAAAATCCAGCCTTTAGAAGGCTGGATTTTTTATTATTTAGCCAAAACAAGCTCGTGAATCGCATGTGCAACGCCATGTTCATTATTGGAGCGTGTTTGAAAGTTTGCTGCTTCCAATACTTCTGGGATGGCGTTTGCCATGGCAACCCCGCAGCCCGCCCATTCGATCATTGTCAGGTCGTTCCCGTTGTCGCCTATGCACATGACTTCCGCCTGTTCAATTCCAAGCAGCTGAGCCAGCTGGCGTACAGCATTTCCTTTGCTGGCTTCCGAGTGCAGAATTTCATAAAAGAAAGGCGCGCTTCTGACCATTGTATATTTTTCTCTCACGTCTTTTGGAATCGATGTAATGACGCGGCTTAAGTTCTCCGGTTTATCAATAAACATCACTTTCGGGATGAGGATATCTTTTGGCACCTCGTCAATCTTGCGGAAATGAAGCGGCACCTGTGTCACATAGGATTCGTATACGGTAAATTCGCTAATATCCCGGTTAGGCGTATACAAATTAGATGAGTCAAAGAAATGCATCGGCGTCTTCAGCTCTAAGCTCAGGTCATATAATGAAGTCAAATCATCATAACCGAGAGACAGCTCTGAGACCACTTCATTTGTATGCGTATTTTGAACAAGTGCTCCATTATACGCAATAACATAGTCGCCTTCTTCAATTAAATTCAGTTCATCTAAATATCTCTGCACACCCCCGATAGGCCGGCCGGTGCAAAGCACAATTTTGACACCTTCCGCTTTTGCCGCGTGAAGGGCGTCGCGGACCTCCTCTGTTACTTCATGATGATCATTTAAAAGTGTTCCATCCATATCAATTGCAATTAGTTTGTACATCCTGCATCTCCTTCATGTCGTTTTCAGGCTATAGTCCCATCATATCGTTTTTTCTTTTTGATATTCAACCGGAAGAGATGGTTTTCTCCGGATTCTGTTTAGACGCCGCCCTTGTCTTCGGATACGCAAGCGCGGTTTCCGCTTTCTTTCTGCCTTGACGCCGTTTTCTGCTTTTTTCTGTTTCATCAGCAGAAAGCCGGCAGCTAGAAAAGGAATGCCGGTTATATTCAAGATGGCAAGCTTCACACCCGCCGCGATGAAAAAGAACCCCCATGAAGATGATGGATTCCGTCTGATCATGACGTAAGCCGCCATTTCCAGAACGATCAGGATGGCATGAAGCACTATGCCATAAATCAGCAATACAAGGGCAAAAAACAAAACATAATTCACGATTGCCCCTGAGTACATCATAGCGCGCATCATTTGTATAAACGATAAGGACTGCATGGAGCCGCTGATGACATTAGGGTTATAGATCGTATAGTCACTAAATAAATGTTTGACTTTGAGAAAAGCCCATAATATAAATATCCATTGAATGATATGTAAAACAAGCCCCGCTGCCACCAGTCTTTCAGCTTTTTGATTTCTCATCTTTCTCCTCCCTGCCGGTCTTTGATTCGATTCTTGTCATCGTTTTTCTCTGTCCATTTTGCTCCCATATCAATGTCCCGTTTTCTCCTCTTTTCAGCGTGCTTTTGAGCGGATAATAAGGGCCGAGGTACTGAATCTCGATAGACCCGTCAGTGCTTTGGGAAATCACCTTGTATGCCATAAAAGGCAGCTGTACCTCTCCTCTTCCTTCCATCACTTCCGTTTCCACAACCTCGTCTTCGGTAAATGTGACTGTTGCTGATTTCACACCGTCCGTTGGCCCGGGGGCACGCCCCTCATCCCACGTTCCGTAATAAAACGGCGTCTCTTCTTTTTGCTGCTGGCAGCCCGATACCATGATGCATACAGCAATTAAAAACAAAATGCCATATTTGTTTCTCAAGGGGATCACCATTCTTTCCTCCTTTTTTGGGCGAATGCCGTGCCACTGTGCCAATGACTACATAAGTTATAAGGAATTCACCCACAAGGAGACTGATCACATGAACCCTTATCAATATTACAGCCCTCAGCTGCCTCAGCAGGAACCTTACTATAGCCACTATGAGTACAATCCTTATCCGCAGCAGGATGTATACGATCCATACCAAATGGACAGACAGCCGGCATTGGAAAGAAGAATCGCAGCACTTGAACGGCAAAATGAACAGCAGTCAAGAGAATTAACCCGTCTGACAAACGAAGACCGCCGTCAAAATCGGGAAATTGCACGGATTGCCGAACAGGTCAATCAGTTAAGCCAGGCTGTTGAACGCCATACACGCCGCCTAAATCGGCTCAATCAGCGCCTCCGTACAGTAGAAAACCGGCTGAATATCCCATTTACTGCAGGGGAAGGCGGTTTCTGAGCGAAACAAAGAAAAAAAGCGGAATACGATTCTCCCATCTCAGGGTTTCGTTTTCCGCATTTCTTATATGTTAAAACGGAACATTTACATAAAAAGGGTTTGTACCCAGTATACAATCTTTACCGTTTTCATTCAAAGATAGAGGGGCTGAGGAAAATAATTGTAGTTCCTCTTTGACGGAATTTCTTTTCATTCAAGTTGCATGATAATACCGACTCACGTCAATCGATACATGGAGGGATCATTCATGCATAATACACAACACGGCTTGCAGCAGCTGAACCAATGCCGCCAAACTGCTCAGCAGCTCATTCAGCAAACACAGCAAAGCAGCCAGCAATATCGCCAAATGCTTCATCAGGAACAGCAAAACATCCAAATGCTGCAGCAGATTCTAAACCACGAACAACAAGCTGCACATACCATTCAGCAAGCACTGCACGGGCATGACATGGCGATTCAAAAGTGCCAGCAGGTTGTCAACATGTGCAACCAAATGCAACAGGAACTTACTGGACAATCCAGCGTCATGAATACGAATGTGTCTACACTTCCATTCGGCCAAAACACGACATTTCAGCAGCAATCCTACCAGCAGTAACATATAAAAAGCTCAACACAATGCGAGTGTTGAGCTTTTTTTCTTACTGTTCTTTGCGAATATGTATATCCTGAATAGACTGTTTCGGTGCATGAAATCTGCTCTCGGCTTCACTTCTTGCCTCGGCAAAAGCCCGCGCCTCCACATGATCTTTGTAGACATCCAGCTGAATCAAATACAGCGGGCGCACTTTAAATCCATGAATAATGGTTACCGCCCATAACGGGACCACAATAAAAACACCGGGCAGATCGGGCAAAACAAAACCAAACGCAAAAATGAAAAAATAAATGATGCCGTACATGATCCACTTTCTATTTCTAACCTTGATGCCAATAAATAAAAAGGCAAAAAAACTGGTAATGGCAAAAGGCATGAAAATAAACAGCATCCACCAGCTATGCAGCCATTCCCAAGCGGCACCTCTTTTTGTAATTCCCATATTTTTCTCCTCCTATTTACCTATAATAATCGATTAGGCACACCGCGTCACCCATAAACGGGAAAAACTTTCTCCCTTAAAAATAGTGATAGACGGAGAACAGGTTTCTTGCTATATTATTAATTGATAATGATAATCATTACTAATCTATTGAGATACATAGTGGGAGGGTTCTTGATGAAAAAGAACATATTGCTCGTGGGCATGCTTGTGCTGCTTCTCATGTTTGTCAGCGCTTGCAGCGGCACGGCTTCTAAAGGGAGCTCAAGCGATTCTGCTTCCGAAAAAACAGAAATGAGAACATACAAATCACCAAAAGGGAACGTCAACATTCCTGCACATCCGAAACGCATCGTCACTGATTTTTATGCCGGTGAATTGCTGTCTGTCGGGGCCAATGTGGTCGGCTCAGGCTCATGGTCATTTGATAATCCGTTTTTAAAATCAAAGCTGAAAAATGTGAAGGATGTTGGTGATCCAATAAGCGTTGAAAAAGTGATGGAGCTTCAGCCTGACTTAATTGTTGTCATGAATGAAGAGAATGTTGATAAATTAAAGAAAATCGCTCCGACTGTTGTCATACCTTATAACACAGCGAAAAACGTAGAAGACACAGTCAGCATGTTCGGAGATATCGCCGGAGCGAAAGACCAAGCAAAATCCTTTATGGCTGACTTTAACAAAAAAGCGGAAGCAGCTAAGAAGAAAATTGCCGGCGTCATCGACAAAGATGCAACCTTCGGCATTTATGAAAACACAGACAAGGGCGAATTCTGGGTGTTCAATGACAATGGCGGACGCGGCGGCCAAGCTGTATACAATGCACTTGGGTTAAAAGCGCCTGAAAAAATTGAGCAAGATGTCATCAAAAAAGGAGAGATGAAACAGCTCTCTCAAGAGGTTATTCCTGAGTATGCCGCAGATTATATGTTCATTACGGATTACAACCCGAAAGGCGAAAGCAAAACACTCGACAAGCTGGAGAATTCCTCCATTTGGAAAAATCTTGACGCTGTTAAACATAATCGCGTGTTTATCAATGACTTTGACTCGTTCTACCCGTACGACCCGATTTCTGTCAGCAAACAGGTGGATATCATCACCGACATGCTGATCAAACGGGCCGAAGAAAATAAAAAATAAAAAAACGGCACAGTCATGACGCTGTGCCGTTTTTTATGATTCACTTTAATTTTGACTGTACGGAGTCCGGCATATCTTCAAACTTGACTTCTTCCCAAGTCTCGACATACTTTCCTTTCGCCTTCACCTTCAAATACGCGTTCTTCCGAAGCTCTTTGCCGGCGAAAAAGGTCACTTCTTCTTTTTTCCCGGATGCATTATATCCGTCTAATGTATATTCAGTACCGCCCGGACTAAGATGTCTGCCATCTCGATCAATCTGAACATAGACATCTTGCTGGTGAATAAACGGATTAAATCTGTCTGTAACATCGTTATGAAAAAAGAGAAGCCCGCATATTACGGCAGCAGCCGCCAAGACGGCCAGGATTGCCATTGCTTTTTTCATCTTTGCACTCCCCTTACTTGTTCATTTTTTTCAAATAGCTTGACCGCACCGCGAGGAAGAATAGAAGCTGAAAAATGAAAAACCCTCCGATGGTGAGACTGAGCGGCCCCGCTACATCGGAATATCCTTCCACAGCCAATGTTCTCAAGGCAAACAGTGTATGCATGACGGCAATGACAAATGGAAAGAAGAAAAGAATCGCCAATTGTATTGTCACGCTTTGCGCCATTTCTCGCTCACTCAGGCCGATTTTGGCCAGTGAACGGTAGCGCTCCCGGTCTTCATCTAAATCAGTGAACAGCCTGAAATATAAGAAACTTGCTGCCGCGACAAAGAATACAATTGCGATAAACAGGCCGATAAATAGACTCAGGCTCGGCAGCTGCACCGTATCATAGTAAGTCCCCGCTTTTGAAGCAAAATCAGAATGCACGTCGATATAATTGCCGTAAATCTCATTTTGCAAGGATTGGCTGATCTCAAGACTGTCTTTCCAATGATCATAGCTGTAGCCGTATAATGACGCTTTATCACCGAGTGATTTCAGCTGATCAAAGGTTTGATCATTCACCGCGATGATAGCATTCAATGAGATCAGCGGTTTTTTGACTTCTTTTACCGACAGTTTTTGATCAGACAGCTCCCCTTTTTGGTTCAGCAGCTTCAGCTGATCCGGCGCTTCGTTTTTGAAATTGCGGTCATACGTTCCCGGGAAATAGACAGCCTCGTCTTCTTTCAGGCCGTTCACTTTGACATGGAAGTATTTTGCCGCATCCGATTCACTGATCATGTAAACAGGGGGAACAGTTTCTCCTTCCTGATAGCGAACATAGGAAACATCTATTTTGTCTTTCGTATACGTAAAACCGTGTGTTTTCAGTTCATGGTCAATATCTTTCAAATGAGTCTGTTCTTTTGGATTGTTGCTGTAAGATAAATACTCCATTTCATAAGCGGACTCTTCCGCTCCGACGGTCGATTTGTACATTGCGAGCACGCCTGTCGCAGTAAACGCAACCGCGGAAATAATGCTGACAATAAAGAACAGGCGGGCGTTGTCTTTTAGACGATAGACAAGGTCAGAAACCCAAATGATGTTTTTCCCGCGCAGATAAAAGGTTTTCCACTTCTTCAGCGCGCGCAGAATCCATATGCTGCTTTGGCTGAAAAAGAAATATGTTCCGATA from Bacillus subtilis subsp. subtilis str. 168 encodes the following:
- the yxeK gene encoding putative monooxygenase (Evidence 3: Putative function from multiple computational evidences; PubMedId: 8892809, 12193636, 15294834, 16513748, 16885442, 23944997; Product type e : enzyme), coding for MTSKKKQIKLGVFLAGTGHHVASWRHPDAPSDASMNLDYFKELAKTAERGKLDMLFLADSLSIDSKSHPNVLTRFEPFTLLSALAQVTSKIGLTATASTTYSEPFHIARQFASLDHLSNGRAGWNVVTSSIESTALNFSGEKHLEHHLRYQRAEEFVEIVKGLWDSWEEDAFIRNKETGEFFDKEKMHELNHKGEYFSVRGPLNVSRTPQGQPVIIQAGSSGDGKALAAKTAEVIFTAQNHLESAQEFYQSIKEQAAEFGRDPEKIAIMPGIFPIIADTEEAAQAKYKELQDLIIPSVGLQILQNYLGGIDLSAYPLDGPLPKLDAEASNAVKSRFKLVQEMAERDNMTIRELYKYVAGSRGHHIFVGTPEQLADKMQEWVDTKACDGFNIMPPLLPEGIEVFVDQVVPILQERGVFRKEYEGTTLREHFGLEKPVNRYAK
- the yxeJ gene encoding hypothetical protein (Evidence 5: Unknown function); amino-acid sequence: MSLINSHQSADSGLNIWSQLFFYTIVTASEWIGGLQKRRKGKGNGEILYEIIGRKLSLCFIRLSFLADIEVALVE
- the yxeI gene encoding penicillin V amidase (Evidence 1a: Function from experimental evidences in the studied strain; PubMedId: 15937167, 16511127, 18667582, 21978958; Product type e: enzyme), producing MCTSLTLETADRKHVLARTMDFAFQLGTEVILYPRRYSWNSEADGRAHQTQYAFIGMGRKLGNILFADGINESGLSCAALYFPGYAEYEKTIREDTVHIVPHEFVTWVLSVCQSLEDVKEKIRSLTIVEKKLDLLDTVLPLHWILSDRTGRNLTIEPRADGLKVYDNQPGVMTNSPDFIWHVTNLQQYTGIRPKQLESKEMGGLALSAFGQGLGTVGLPGDYTPPSRFVRAVYLKEHLEPAADETKGVTAAFQILANMTIPKGAVITEEDEIHYTQYTSVMCNETGNYYFHHYDNRQIQKVNLFHEDLDCLEPKVFSAKAEESIHELN
- the hadM gene encoding sugar-phosphate hydrolase (promiscuous) (Evidence 2a: Function from experimental evidences in other organisms; PubMedId: 21575135, 23582330, 25527541, 25848029, 27435445; Product type e: enzyme); protein product: MYKLIAIDMDGTLLNDHHEVTEEVRDALHAAKAEGVKIVLCTGRPIGGVQRYLDELNLIEEGDYVIAYNGALVQNTHTNEVVSELSLGYDDLTSLYDLSLELKTPMHFFDSSNLYTPNRDISEFTVYESYVTQVPLHFRKIDEVPKDILIPKVMFIDKPENLSRVITSIPKDVREKYTMVRSAPFFYEILHSEASKGNAVRQLAQLLGIEQAEVMCIGDNGNDLTMIEWAGCGVAMANAIPEVLEAANFQTRSNNEHGVAHAIHELVLAK
- the yxeG gene encoding putative integral inner membrane protein of unknown function (Evidence 3: Putative function from multiple computational evidences; PubMedId: 15849754, 16850406; Product type m: membrane component), translating into MRNQKAERLVAAGLVLHIIQWIFILWAFLKVKHLFSDYTIYNPNVISGSMQSLSFIQMMRAMMYSGAIVNYVLFFALVLLIYGIVLHAILIVLEMAAYVMIRRNPSSSWGFFFIAAGVKLAILNITGIPFLAAGFLLMKQKKAENGVKAERKRKPRLRIRRQGRRLNRIRRKPSLPVEYQKEKTI
- the yxeF gene encoding lipocalin-like lipoprotein (Evidence 1a: Function from experimental evidences in the studied strain; PubMedId: 11160890, 22693626; Product type s: structure), which translates into the protein MVIPLRNKYGILFLIAVCIMVSGCQQQKEETPFYYGTWDEGRAPGPTDGVKSATVTFTEDEVVETEVMEGRGEVQLPFMAYKVISQSTDGSIEIQYLGPYYPLKSTLKRGENGTLIWEQNGQRKTMTRIESKTGREEKDEKSKS
- the cotNE gene encoding inner spore coat protein (Evidence 1a: Function from experimental evidences in the studied strain; PubMedId: 10714992, 17905812, 19933362; Product type s: structure) is translated as MNPYQYYSPQLPQQEPYYSHYEYNPYPQQDVYDPYQMDRQPALERRIAALERQNEQQSRELTRLTNEDRRQNREIARIAEQVNQLSQAVERHTRRLNRLNQRLRTVENRLNIPFTAGEGGF
- the yxeD gene encoding hypothetical protein (Evidence 4: Unknown function but conserved in other organisms; PubMedId: 26506528) is translated as MHNTQHGLQQLNQCRQTAQQLIQQTQQSSQQYRQMLHQEQQNIQMLQQILNHEQQAAHTIQQALHGHDMAIQKCQQVVNMCNQMQQELTGQSSVMNTNVSTLPFGQNTTFQQQSYQQ
- the yxeC gene encoding putative integral membrane protein of unknown function (Evidence 3: Putative function from multiple computational evidences; PubMedId: 15849754, 16850406; Product type m: membrane component), with the translated sequence MGITKRGAAWEWLHSWWMLFIFMPFAITSFFAFLFIGIKVRNRKWIMYGIIYFFIFAFGFVLPDLPGVFIVVPLWAVTIIHGFKVRPLYLIQLDVYKDHVEARAFAEARSEAESRFHAPKQSIQDIHIRKEQ
- the frxB gene encoding desferrioxamine-and ferrichrome-binding transporter lipoprotein (shuttle system) (Evidence 1c: Function from experimental evidences in the studied genus; PubMedId: 12354229, 16672620, 8388528, 19254027, 23924612, 25007174; Product type t : transporter), which produces MKKNILLVGMLVLLLMFVSACSGTASKGSSSDSASEKTEMRTYKSPKGNVNIPAHPKRIVTDFYAGELLSVGANVVGSGSWSFDNPFLKSKLKNVKDVGDPISVEKVMELQPDLIVVMNEENVDKLKKIAPTVVIPYNTAKNVEDTVSMFGDIAGAKDQAKSFMADFNKKAEAAKKKIAGVIDKDATFGIYENTDKGEFWVFNDNGGRGGQAVYNALGLKAPEKIEQDVIKKGEMKQLSQEVIPEYAADYMFITDYNPKGESKTLDKLENSSIWKNLDAVKHNRVFINDFDSFYPYDPISVSKQVDIITDMLIKRAEENKK
- the yxeA gene encoding hypothetical protein (Evidence 4: Unknown function but conserved in other organisms), with product MKKAMAILAVLAAAAVICGLLFFHNDVTDRFNPFIHQQDVYVQIDRDGRHLSPGGTEYTLDGYNASGKKEEVTFFAGKELRKNAYLKVKAKGKYVETWEEVKFEDMPDSVQSKLK
- the tpeM gene encoding ABC transporter (permease); efflux of cationic peptides (Evidence 1a: Function from experimental evidences in the studied strain; PubMedId: 15289557, 15849754, 15870467, 16850406, 21078927, 28472044; Product type t : transporter); the protein is MTFLQFAYKNVTRNKRAYLAFFLSSAFSVLIFFTFAMFLFHPALKEGYLNNIAKKGLTAAEWMIFVFSFLFVLYSVNAFLKSRNKEFGILLMQGITPGQLRKLITAENMIIGVMSIAAGIIGGFIFSKTFFTVGAYILEMDALPLYMPWKALGITACGFLLLFFFLSQFTILFVRSNTVIKLIKGTGKVKPEPKPSVLLSLFGIACLCGGYGMVLKGNVHGAEPFIILLLTVIGTYFFFSQSSIWILRALKKWKTFYLRGKNIIWVSDLVYRLKDNARLFFIVSIISAVAFTATGVLAMYKSTVGAEESAYEMEYLSYSNNPKEQTHLKDIDHELKTHGFTYTKDKIDVSYVRYQEGETVPPVYMISESDAAKYFHVKVNGLKEDEAVYFPGTYDRNFKNEAPDQLKLLNQKGELSDQKLSVKEVKKPLISLNAIIAVNDQTFDQLKSLGDKASLYGYSYDHWKDSLEISQSLQNEIYGNYIDVHSDFASKAGTYYDTVQLPSLSLFIGLFIAIVFFVAAASFLYFRLFTDLDEDRERYRSLAKIGLSEREMAQSVTIQLAILFFFPFVIAVMHTLFALRTLAVEGYSDVAGPLSLTIGGFFIFQLLFFLAVRSSYLKKMNK